ACCGTGCTTGGTGACCAGACTGCGGATTTCCGCGGCGGTGCGATTGCGGTTGTCCGTGCTGATTTCCACCAGCACTCCCACACCGCCGGGCGCGAAGATTTCATAGGTCAAATCCTCGTAATTGACCGGCTCGCCCTGGCCTGTGCCCCGTTTGATGGCGCGCTCGATGTTGTCGTTGGGCATGTTGGCGGCGCGGCATTTGAGCAACACCATGCGCAGCCGTGGATTCATGTCAGGATCACCGCCGCCCAACTTGGCGGCGATGCTGATTTCCTTGCTCAGCTTGGCAAATATCTTGCCGCGTTTGGCGTCAATGGCGCCCTTGAAATGCTTGACCTTTGCCCATTTGCTATGGCCTGCCATACCTCAATTAAACTCCTGATGTTCCCGTCACCGGCGGAGGCGCCGGCGCGAGGCTTTCCACATAAACCGCTGTGCCGTAACACAAGACCTCGGTGATGCCGGGGCCAATTTCCGTCGCATCATAACGCACCCCAATCACGGCATTGGCCCCCAGCTCGCCGGCATGCGCCAGCATCTGCTGAAACGCGTCCGCGCGCGCCCGCTCGCACAAGGTGGTGTACACCGAAATGTTGCCGCCAATCAAGGTTTGCAAACTGGCAGCCATGTTGCCCACGATGGAACGCGAACGCACCACAATCCCGCGCACCACGCCCAACGAGCGCACCACGCGATAACCCGGCAGCTCAAAGGCCGTCGTTGTCAACGGATGTGTTTGATTCGACATCCCCCCCATTGAACAACAACCTGCCGCCGCTCACTAGTAAATAATGAACGCACGAAAAGCGGCAGAACGGCACCCGGCCAAGGCTGCAATGCTCCGCGAAAAACCGAATTGAATTGGCGGAAGGGGGGAGATTCGAACTCCCGGTGCCGGTTGCCCAGCACGCCTGATTTCGAGTCAGGTGCCTTAAACCACTCGAGCCACCCTTCCGCCCATGATGGCCGGCTGCCTCCCTGCTGAAACGCAGCCGCCAACCTGACAAAATCTGGCCTTTTACCGCGCCAAACGCAAGCGGATTTGCGGCCTCTTATACCGGTTGCTTGTGCTGATTTACGTGAAGTTCTGGATAACCCTATACTTGCCGAAACGAGGCGGCTGTTTTTGGGTCACTTTGGCTGCACGGCCGCGGGCTGGTCTTGCTCATGCTCATGGTCATGCCCGTGACCATGATCATGGCCACCGGCCTCGAAAGCCCCAATCAGAAAAGCCAGTCCCAATCCCGCCAGCATGGCCAGGGAAAGTTTGATGCGATCATGGGAATGAAATTGCAGCTCGGGCAACAGGTCACTGGCGGCGATGCACAAAAACGTGCCGGCAGAAAAGGCCAGCGCGGCCCCAACGTATTCGGGATGGCTCTCGGCCACCTGGCTTGCCCCCAGATAGAACAGCCCCACCCCCACTGGGATCATCAACGCAAACAGGACGTTCACAAAATGGCGGGCAGCGCGGGACCACCCGCCCGCTGTCATCAAAGTGGTGATGGTCAGGGCATCAAATGGTTTGTGCAAAAAAATCACCAGAAAAGTGGCCAGTCCCGCGAGGCCGCCATGAAAATGGCCATTGCTTTCGGCGCGGACGCTGGCCGCCAGCGCCATGCCATTGATGACGGTGTGAATGGTCAGCCCCAAGGCAGCGCCACCCCAGGAAAGCTGGCGGGCAGATTTATCAGCCAAGGTATGTTGGTGCGGATGGTGATCGTGGTGTTGGCAGGCGGATGGTGGCACTGCGGGAGCCGCTGATAAATTCAGCGATAAGGGTTTACCCTCCGCCAGGGCACTGCCGCAGGCCTCGGGGTCTTCGTCGGGCACGTCATGATGATGAAAATGCAGGAAGCGTTGAACAAAAAACATGACCAGAAAACCGGCCAGCATCCATTGCATGACCCTATCCAGGGAGCCCATCTGAAACGAGGCGTGGGGGAGCAGATGCAGCACGCCCACTCCCAACATCAGGCCGGCCACGAAGCTGGTGGCCAACTGCATGCGGGTGTGGGTCAGGCGAATCCACAGCGGCACCGCCCCGCCCACCAATGAGCTGAGCAGAATCAGCGCGCAATAAATAACCAGCAACACTCCCGGCGGCCAAGCAACGTCATCCATATCCAACTCCTAATTTGGCGGGGGTGCTCCGTCGAGTCTAGAGAAAAGGATGGCCCCAGGAAACCGGCGGCCAGCCATTGCCTTCATCCTAGTGTTGAGCCTGATGGGTTGCGGCGTTAGAGTGAAGCCGCACCAGTTTTGGATTTATGCAAAAGTCCTTCCTGACCGCCTGGTTTTATTGGTTGGCCATTGGAACAACATGCTGGCAATTAATTGCCAGCCCAGCCCTGGCAGCTACCAAGGCCGCGCCGCCGCCCAGGCCCAACATCGTCATCATCCTGTCCGATGACATGGGATATTCAGACATTGGCTGCTTTGGGGGGGAAATCAACACCCCCCATCTGGATGCCCTCGCCGCTCAAGGTTTGCGCTTCACGCAGTTTTACAACTCAGCGCGCTGCTGTCCCACCCGGGCTTCGTTATTAACCGGCCTGCACCCGCATCAAACCGGCGTGGGACACATGATGGAAGACCGCGGACATGATGGCTATCGCGGCCGGCTGAACCGCCGCTGTGTCACCATCGCAGAAGCGCTGAAACCGGCCGGCTATAGAAATTACGCGGTGGGCAAATGGCATTTAACGCCCGGGAACAATGCCAAAGAATTGGCAGACACCAGCGACTGGCCGCTGCAACGGGGATTTGACCGTTTTTACGGCACCATCCACGGCGCCGGCAGCTATTGGGACCCCAGCTCGCTGGTGCGGGACAACCGCCTCATCACCGCATTTAATGACCCCGAATACCAACCCCCGGTTTATTACTATACCGATGCCATCAGTGATCATGCCGTGCGTTTTGTGCATGAGCACACCCGCCAGCATCCGCAGCAACCCTTTTTCCTCTACGTGGCCTACACCGCCGCGCACTGGCCCATGCAGGCCAAGGAGTCCGACATCGCCCGGTACCGCGGCCGTTATGATGCCGGTTTTGCTGCCATTCGAGAAGCACGGTGGGCCAGGCAAAAACGCCTGGGGGTGGTGGACGCCCGCTGGCAGCCGGCGCCCATCGTGGGGGATTGGGAGAAGGTTAAAGACCGGACCTTCGAGGCGCGTTGCATGGAGGTTTATGCCGCCATGGTGGATTGCATGGACCAGGGTATTGGACGTCTGTTGCAGGCCCTGCGCGATACCGGCCAATGGGACCATACGCTTCTGTTCTACCTGCAGGACAACGGCGCCTGGGCCGAAAACATCGGGCGTGGCACCAATGTGACTCCCTCCACAACTCAGCCAATGTATCCGCCCATGACTGTGGATGCCCTACAACACGGCAGTATTCCCCGGCAAACCCGTGATGGCTGGCCCGTCCGCCAGGGCTATGGGGTGATGCCCGGTGGAGCGGATACCTATGTCGCTTATGGACGGGAGTGGGCCAACGTGAGCAACACCCCATTTCGCGAATACAAACACTGGACCCATGAAGGCGGCATTGCTACACCGCTGATTGTCCACTGGCCGACAGGCATCCCGGCTTCACGGCGGGGCCGGTTGGAAAAACAACCCGGACAATTGATGGACATCATGGCCACCTGCCTGGACGTGGCAGGTGTGCCCTACCCCTCCGAATACCAGGGAGAAAAAATTACCCCCTTGGAGGGCGTCAGCCTGCGGCCGGCTTTCACCGGCAAAACCATCCGCCGCCAGCAGCCGCTGGTTTGGGAACACGAAAGCAACCGCGCCATTCGGGAGGGCAAATGGAAGTTGGTGGCCAAGGAAAACCAACCTTGGGAATTGTACGACATGGAAAAGGACCGCACGGAGATGAACAATTTGGCTGCGCAATACCCACGCCGCGTCCAAGAAATGTCCGCCGCCTGGGAAGCATGGGCGGCACGGGCTAATGTGCTGCCCTTGGGGACTTGGAGAGGCAAAACGGCCACCCAAACCGGCACGCCTGCGGGCAGCAATAAAAAACGCTTTGAATTAAAACCAGGCGACGTCCTCGCTCGCGCTCAGGCTCCTGCCATAGCGGGTCAACCTTTCCGTATAACGGCTCAGTTTGAGGCCAAGCATGGTGAAGAAGGCGTCCTGCTCGCCCAGGGAGGCAACACCTTGGGGTACGCGCTGTACCTTAAAGAGGGTCAATTGCATTTCACCGTCCGCACCCAGCGCGGCCGTGTGACCACAGCGAGTGTGCCCGCCGGGCCAGGCAGCCATTCGGTAGTAGCCATTTTGAACAGCAAAGGCGAATTATCGCTGACATTGGACAACCTGCCCCCCAAAACCGTGCAGGGTCAGGGACTTGTCACCGCCATGCCTGTGGACGGTCTGGAGGTGGGCTCTGACGAAAACGGCGCCGTGGGCCATTACACCGCTCCTTTCCGCTTCACCGGTAAAATACCAGGCGTGACCTTGGAAATACTCCCGCCCTGAACACCCCCCTTCGCGTACAAGGATTGCGAATCCGCTGGTTAGTTTCTTTTCTCAGCGCTGGCAGTGATTTTATTCTTGGGTGATAGCCCCGGCACGGGCAGGCCCCGGCGTTGAAACTCTCCCGCCAGACTGCCGCAGACGTGGTGGCACAATTCGATAATAGCCTCATCACCAATTGAATAATAGACACTCACCCCTTCACGTTGGCGGGTCAGGATGCCGGCCTCGGCCAGGGCCTTGAGCTGCCGGGAGACATGCGCCTGGGATTTGCCCGTAAGGGTGACCAGTTCATTGACAGTACGCCGACGCTCGCGGAGTACATGAATGAGTTTCAGGCGCGTGGGTTCTCCGAGTATCCGGAAACGAGAGGCAATAATCTCCAACGCGGCATCCGACAGCGCAACCATGGCCTGCGACTTCCCCATGAGCAGGGCTAATTACCTAAAATGCCCATGCTTGGCAATCTTTCTCTTGGCAGAGGAAAACTGGCCCCGACATCGGCCGGCAAGGCGGACAATGACCTGAAAAAGTGCAATCAAGATTTTCCGGGGCCCGGCTCCTCCGCCCTGGCGCAATTCCGGTTGCCGTTCGCCCATGAGCAAGGCAAACTTAGGCGCGTGACGGCAAAAGAAGCAGCGAATTTGTTGGATCAATTTCAAGCGGGCCGCATCTCCCGCGAAGACGTGTTACGGGCGTTTCAACGGGCGCCCATTGCCGATCTGGGGTACGCGCAGGTGGATACCCACCGGGCCTTGCGCAAGGGTTTTCCCGAGGTCATCTATGGCGCAAGCAAAACGCCGGCGCAAGTGGCCGGCATCGCCGCCAAGCTGGCCACACAGGAATCCTGCCTGCTAATCACACGCATTACCGAAGCCCATTACCGCGCCGTAAAACGCAAGTTGCCGAAGGCGGTCTGGCACGAAACTGCGCGCTGCATCACCTATGAACGCAAGCCTTTGCCCAAGCGCCCAGGCCTGGTGGCTGTGCTTGCGGCGGGCACCAGCGATTTGCCGGTGGCCGAAGAAGCCGCCATTACCGCCAGCATCATGGGCAATCACGTGGAGCGTTATTACGACATTGGCGTGGCGGGATTGCATCGTCTGCTGCGGCCGCTGCCGGAGCTGCAAAAAGCGCATGTCTTGGTGGTGGTAGCTGGCATGGAAGGCGCGTTGCCCAGCGTCGTGGCGGGGTTGGTCGCGCGGCCCATCATTGCCGTGCCCACCAGTGTGGGCTATGGCGCCAACCTGGGCGGCTTGAGCGCGCTGCTGGGCATGCTCACCAGTTGCGGCAGCGGGGTGACGGTGGTCAACATTGACAACGGTTTTGGCGCCGGTTACGCCGCCAGTCAAATCAACGCGCTGGCAGCCGGGGAATAACCATGAAAATCCTTTATCTGGACCTGTTAAGCGGGCTTAGTGGCGACATGTTCCTGGGGGGGCTGCTGGCCTTGGGGGTGGAACTGGAGGAACTGGAGCGGGAACTCGCCAAACTGGGACTGCAGGGGTACCATTTGCATGCCCATAACCGCTCCGCCTGGCAAATCCGGGGCATTAAATTGGAAGTGCACCTGGAGGACCATTCCCACCCCCATGAAGACCACCACCACGCCCCCCACGAGCACAGCCATGCTCATGTTCACTCTCACCATCATCCCCCTCACTCCTCACATCAGCATGGCCCGCATTCTGGCCACAATTCAGACCATGAGCATGAGGAACGCACTTTTGCTCAAATTCGCGATTTGATTGAAGCCTCGCGGCTCTCCCCCTGGGTGCGGCAAACAGCCGTGGCAATTTTCCGCCGCCTGGCCGAGGCTGAGGGTAAAATCCACGGGATGGCGCCAGAAAAAGTGCATTTTCATGAAGTTGGGGCGGTGGATTCCATCGTGGACATTGTGGGCGGTTGTATCGGTTTGGAACTGCTGGGACGCCCGCGCGTCCTTGCGTCCCCCGTGGTCGAAGGCCGCGGCTGGGTGGAATGTGCCCATGGCCGTTTTCCCGTGCCTGCGCCGGCGACGCTGGAAATCTTGGCAGCACGGGGAGTTCGGCTGGAGCAGTGCGAAGAGCCACACGAAATGCTTACACCCACCGGGGCGGCGATTCTGGCGGAG
This is a stretch of genomic DNA from Fontisphaera persica. It encodes these proteins:
- a CDS encoding arylsulfatase, which gives rise to MQKSFLTAWFYWLAIGTTCWQLIASPALAATKAAPPPRPNIVIILSDDMGYSDIGCFGGEINTPHLDALAAQGLRFTQFYNSARCCPTRASLLTGLHPHQTGVGHMMEDRGHDGYRGRLNRRCVTIAEALKPAGYRNYAVGKWHLTPGNNAKELADTSDWPLQRGFDRFYGTIHGAGSYWDPSSLVRDNRLITAFNDPEYQPPVYYYTDAISDHAVRFVHEHTRQHPQQPFFLYVAYTAAHWPMQAKESDIARYRGRYDAGFAAIREARWARQKRLGVVDARWQPAPIVGDWEKVKDRTFEARCMEVYAAMVDCMDQGIGRLLQALRDTGQWDHTLLFYLQDNGAWAENIGRGTNVTPSTTQPMYPPMTVDALQHGSIPRQTRDGWPVRQGYGVMPGGADTYVAYGREWANVSNTPFREYKHWTHEGGIATPLIVHWPTGIPASRRGRLEKQPGQLMDIMATCLDVAGVPYPSEYQGEKITPLEGVSLRPAFTGKTIRRQQPLVWEHESNRAIREGKWKLVAKENQPWELYDMEKDRTEMNNLAAQYPRRVQEMSAAWEAWAARANVLPLGTWRGKTATQTGTPAGSNKKRFELKPGDVLARAQAPAIAGQPFRITAQFEAKHGEEGVLLAQGGNTLGYALYLKEGQLHFTVRTQRGRVTTASVPAGPGSHSVVAILNSKGELSLTLDNLPPKTVQGQGLVTAMPVDGLEVGSDENGAVGHYTAPFRFTGKIPGVTLEILPP
- the larB gene encoding nickel pincer cofactor biosynthesis protein LarB, giving the protein MTAKEAANLLDQFQAGRISREDVLRAFQRAPIADLGYAQVDTHRALRKGFPEVIYGASKTPAQVAGIAAKLATQESCLLITRITEAHYRAVKRKLPKAVWHETARCITYERKPLPKRPGLVAVLAAGTSDLPVAEEAAITASIMGNHVERYYDIGVAGLHRLLRPLPELQKAHVLVVVAGMEGALPSVVAGLVARPIIAVPTSVGYGANLGGLSALLGMLTSCGSGVTVVNIDNGFGAGYAASQINALAAGE
- a CDS encoding YebC/PmpR family DNA-binding transcriptional regulator encodes the protein MAGHSKWAKVKHFKGAIDAKRGKIFAKLSKEISIAAKLGGGDPDMNPRLRMVLLKCRAANMPNDNIERAIKRGTGQGEPVNYEDLTYEIFAPGGVGVLVEISTDNRNRTAAEIRSLVTKHGGSMASQGAVSRLFQRKGQIIISREAAPEDTVMEVALEAGAEDFKSSEEGYEILTDPAHFEAVHKALESKGIKCEAAEVTQLPLVPTPVNAPEAVASLQKFVEALEDHDDVKEVYTTAEV
- a CDS encoding ArsR/SmtB family transcription factor — encoded protein: MVALSDAALEIIASRFRILGEPTRLKLIHVLRERRRTVNELVTLTGKSQAHVSRQLKALAEAGILTRQREGVSVYYSIGDEAIIELCHHVCGSLAGEFQRRGLPVPGLSPKNKITASAEKRN
- the larC gene encoding nickel pincer cofactor biosynthesis protein LarC, producing MKILYLDLLSGLSGDMFLGGLLALGVELEELERELAKLGLQGYHLHAHNRSAWQIRGIKLEVHLEDHSHPHEDHHHAPHEHSHAHVHSHHHPPHSSHQHGPHSGHNSDHEHEERTFAQIRDLIEASRLSPWVRQTAVAIFRRLAEAEGKIHGMAPEKVHFHEVGAVDSIVDIVGGCIGLELLGRPRVLASPVVEGRGWVECAHGRFPVPAPATLEILAARGVRLEQCEEPHEMLTPTGAAILAELAEQFGPLPSMKVRRVGYGLGTRSLQTRPNCVRMILGEAASTKPEAPADWEMDQVAVLETNVDDLNPEILGHFVEKALNQGALDVFYTPVTMKKNRPGVLLTLLCPPDEADAFMALIMRETSAFGVRCHLASRRKLRRNFAEVETPWGMVRVKQGWLNGELLHNAPEYESCRQLAEERGVPVRQVYTSALAAGQQGAPSRRPRKKTARKKV
- a CDS encoding ZIP family metal transporter, producing the protein MDDVAWPPGVLLVIYCALILLSSLVGGAVPLWIRLTHTRMQLATSFVAGLMLGVGVLHLLPHASFQMGSLDRVMQWMLAGFLVMFFVQRFLHFHHHDVPDEDPEACGSALAEGKPLSLNLSAAPAVPPSACQHHDHHPHQHTLADKSARQLSWGGAALGLTIHTVINGMALAASVRAESNGHFHGGLAGLATFLVIFLHKPFDALTITTLMTAGGWSRAARHFVNVLFALMIPVGVGLFYLGASQVAESHPEYVGAALAFSAGTFLCIAASDLLPELQFHSHDRIKLSLAMLAGLGLAFLIGAFEAGGHDHGHGHDHEHEQDQPAAVQPK
- a CDS encoding YbjQ family protein; translation: MSNQTHPLTTTAFELPGYRVVRSLGVVRGIVVRSRSIVGNMAASLQTLIGGNISVYTTLCERARADAFQQMLAHAGELGANAVIGVRYDATEIGPGITEVLCYGTAVYVESLAPAPPPVTGTSGV